One genomic segment of Coffea arabica cultivar ET-39 chromosome 6e, Coffea Arabica ET-39 HiFi, whole genome shotgun sequence includes these proteins:
- the LOC113696904 gene encoding rust resistance kinase Lr10-like, with product MLGLKSIIAVCLVFMFAVCLTLIFVFLASPNLEKGPKCEHQFICGKIRINVGWPFQVEGVDFKSCGESDVRLSCEHNRTVLYLGPNSNKYYVAEESIRKIMHSKSIRIMDPGVVKNNCSTVPLYSILDFSYSPLSPGSDAFLLIFVTCKRPVHSSMYVDTSPCLTAREFSNQEIAYQSNYSYVVVSKSSDLVASDIEETCTIHKIITSRFQHSLNVNLSFQDIHDAMASGFELKWGYMNICEASIFKCLAVYISGLGPFVGFAIGARAIIGAILLVAFLIYKCQRRHLSVYDAIEEYLQSRNNLIPIRYSYKQIKKMTNNFKEKLGEGGYGCVYKAKLRSGELVAIKMLNKSKANGQEFINEVAALGRIHHVNVVRLVGFCVTASKHALVYDYMPNGSLEKFIFSERLDANPLSWKKATEIAMGVARGIEYLHQGCSMQILHFDIKPHNILLDENFTPKVSDFGLAKLHPVQNNTVSLTAVRGTLGYMAPELFYKRVGKVSSKADVYSFGMLLMELVGRRRNLNAHAEHSSQMYFPSWIYDKFDQGENLEIEDATEDENRTARKLILIALWCIQMTPDDRPSMREVVEMLQGDLTALRLPPKPLFYPPDSPRLVQSNSYSSTCEESTGPLCESVSLEETE from the exons ATGCTGGGTTTGAAGAGTATCATTGCAGTTTGCTTGGTCTTCATGTTTGCAGTTTGCTTGACCCTCATCTTTGTTTTTTTAGCTTCTCCGAACCTTGAGAAAGGTCCCAAATGTGAGCACCAATTCATATGCGGGAAAATCCGCATTAATGTCGGTTGGCCTTTTCAAGTTGAGGGCGTTGACTTTAAAAGCTGCGGTGAGTCTGATGTTCGACTCTCTTGCGAGCACAACCGCACAGTTCTGTACTTAGGACCCAACTCCAACAAATATTATGTAGCCGAAGAAAGCATCAGGAAGATCATGCACTCAAAATCGATTCGTATTATGGATCCTGGGGTTGTGAAGAACAACTGCTCCACTGTTCCACTGTACTCAATTCTTGACTTTTCATATAGTCCTCTAAGCCCTGGTTCTGACGCTTTTCTGTTGATTTTTGTGACTTGTAAGAGACCAGTCCATTCTTCTATGTATGTAGACACCTCTCCTTGTTTAACCGCCAGGGAATTTTCCAATCAGGAAATTGCTTATCAGAGCAATTACAGTTATGTAGTGGTCAGTAAATCTTCGGATCTGGTGGCATCTGATATCGAAGAGACATGTACCATCCACAAAATCATTACTTCACGGTTTCAGCACTCTCTGAATGTCAACCTTTCTTTCCAGGACATCCATGACGCCATGGcatctggttttgagcttaaatGGGGTTATATGAACATATGCGAGGCGTCAATTTTCA AATGTTTAGCAGTATACATTAGTGGTCTGGGCCCGTTCGTAG GTTTTGCCATTGGAGCAAGAGCAATTATTGGTGCTATATTACTAGTTGCATTTCTCATCTATAAGTGCCAACGAAGGCATTTATCGGTATATGATGCTATAGAAGAGTATCTCCAAAGTCGCAACAACTTGATCCCTATCAGGTACTCCTATAAACAAATCAAGAAGATGACCAACAATTTTAAGGAAAAGTTAGGAGAAGGTGGTTATGGTTGTGTATACAAAGCAAAATTGCGGAGTGGTGAACTAGTGGCAATCAAGATGTTGAACAAGTCCAAAGCTAATGGCCAAGAATTCATCAATGAGGTTGCAGCTCTTGGAAGAATTCACCACGTTAATGTGGTGCGATTAGTGGGGTTTTGTGTAACTGCCTCAAAGCATGCACTCGTCTACGATTACATGCCTAATGGATCCCTAGAAAAGTTCATTTTCTCTGAACGTCTGGATGCAAATCCATTAAGTTGGAAGAAGGCAACCGAGATCGCCATGGGTGTAGCTCGAGGGATTGAATACTTGCATCAAGGCTGCAGCATGCAAATTTTGCATTTTGACATAAAGCCACACAACATCTTACTTGATGAAAACTTCACGCCAAAGGTTTCTGACTTTGGACTAGCTAAATTGCATCCTGTTCAAAATAATACTGTAAGTCTAACTGCTGTGAGAGGAACATTAGGATACATGGCTCCAGAATTGTTCTACAAAAGGGTTGGAAAAGTCTCGTCCAAGGCTGATGTATATAGCTTCGGAATGCTACTTATGGAGTTGGTAGGAAGGAGGAGAAACCTTAATGCACATGCTGAGCATTCAAGCCAAATGTACTTCCCTTCATGGATATATGACAAATTTGACCAAGGAGAGAACCTGGAAATTGAAGATGCAACTGAAGATGAAAACAGAACtgcaagaaaattaattttgattgCATTGTGGTGTATACAGATGACGCCAGATGATCGGCCTTCAATGAGAGAAGTGGTGGAAATGCTACAAGGTGATCTCACAGCCTTGCGGTTGCCACCAAAACCTCTGTTTTATCCTCCGGATTCCCCTCGGCTGGTGCAGAGCAATAGCTATAGTAGTACTTGCGAAGAGTCAACAGGGCCCCTATGTGAGTCTGTATCTCTTGAAGAAACAGAGTAA